One genomic region from Puniceicoccus vermicola encodes:
- a CDS encoding VWA domain-containing protein has translation MNISNAFARNRALLLVIIISVALHLVAIIGFGAYKIVESITREDQTFEAPEIVEVPQQEPEYVVNLEQRTQSSSPPRPNPIVVDSPDVSIPALDIDVNIANNSSYGRGSGGFGSGGGMQIREMALDVESLEFFGKEMKSDAQRMLFVIDMSGSMVLGDRGVDGYRTVVEELIRTLRSIQDVGTFNIIAFSKSTDTYRGGDFVLATEDKIDSAEKWLMRLDPSEPIADAKRDGKKVTYKVFEKFRKGQHVGTRTDLALEEAFDMEPNIIILLSDGDPTEKKDAEVLKIVRKLQKDQGKVVPINTLSYKSKDGRAFLKQLAAENDGVYSEVN, from the coding sequence ATGAACATCAGCAACGCTTTCGCCCGCAACCGGGCTCTGCTTCTCGTCATCATTATCAGTGTCGCCTTGCACCTCGTCGCGATCATTGGCTTCGGTGCTTACAAAATCGTCGAAAGTATCACTCGGGAAGATCAGACCTTTGAAGCTCCAGAGATTGTCGAGGTGCCTCAGCAGGAGCCCGAGTATGTTGTAAACCTCGAGCAGCGCACCCAATCGAGCTCGCCACCCCGGCCGAATCCAATTGTCGTCGATTCTCCCGACGTTTCCATTCCCGCCCTTGATATTGATGTAAACATCGCCAACAACTCCAGCTACGGTCGGGGGAGTGGGGGATTTGGTAGCGGAGGAGGTATGCAGATCCGGGAGATGGCGCTTGATGTCGAGAGCTTAGAGTTCTTCGGAAAGGAGATGAAATCCGATGCGCAGCGCATGCTTTTCGTCATCGATATGTCCGGGAGTATGGTTCTCGGGGATCGAGGCGTGGACGGCTACCGGACGGTGGTCGAGGAGCTCATCCGCACACTGCGATCCATTCAGGATGTAGGAACCTTTAATATCATCGCGTTTTCGAAAAGCACGGACACGTATCGCGGCGGCGACTTTGTCTTAGCCACCGAGGACAAGATCGATTCTGCCGAAAAATGGTTGATGAGGCTCGATCCCTCGGAGCCGATCGCCGATGCCAAGCGGGATGGGAAGAAAGTGACTTACAAAGTTTTTGAGAAATTCCGGAAAGGGCAGCATGTTGGAACTCGAACCGATCTCGCTCTGGAGGAGGCCTTCGATATGGAGCCGAATATCATCATTCTTCTTTCGGATGGAGATCCCACCGAGAAGAAAGATGCCGAGGTTCTGAAAATCGTGAGGAAGCTCCAAAAGGATCAGGGGAAGGTTGTTCCCATCAACACGCTCTCCTACAAAAGCAAGGACGGCCGTGCTTTCCTCAAGCAACTCGCGGCCGAGAATGACGGGGTTTACTCTGAGGTGAATTGA
- a CDS encoding MotA/TolQ/ExbB proton channel family protein, with translation MKKHLNLFLLGLGSLLLFNLATPLAAQDAADSAAAGSEQELAELTPPPPDKTLLDMLAAGGWAMYPLGILSVGTLGFAVYNFLVIRRKSFVDDQVIEELDAAVSEMDIERAHEICRNNPGPVTNTFNHGLDQVRKESFSAEAVEMAFENASSKELSGSFVVVSYLSIIAALSPMVGLLGTVSGMVKAFNTIAAQGMGKPELLADNISEALITTAAGMSIAIPAMFFFFFFRNRYGKIVAEVNLVLGRLYADLLRAAGK, from the coding sequence ATGAAAAAACACCTCAATCTATTTTTACTGGGCCTGGGATCTCTCCTGCTCTTCAACTTGGCCACTCCGCTGGCTGCGCAAGATGCGGCGGATAGTGCGGCCGCGGGTTCCGAACAGGAGCTGGCGGAGCTGACACCTCCGCCTCCTGACAAGACTTTGCTCGATATGCTCGCGGCTGGGGGGTGGGCCATGTATCCACTCGGGATCCTTTCGGTCGGCACCCTCGGCTTTGCCGTCTACAACTTTTTGGTCATTCGCCGAAAGTCCTTTGTGGATGATCAAGTGATCGAAGAGTTGGACGCTGCGGTCAGCGAGATGGATATTGAACGCGCCCACGAGATTTGCCGGAACAATCCCGGTCCGGTCACGAACACCTTCAATCATGGACTGGACCAGGTCCGGAAGGAAAGCTTCTCGGCAGAAGCCGTGGAAATGGCCTTCGAAAACGCTTCGAGCAAGGAGCTCTCGGGTAGTTTTGTCGTAGTCAGCTATCTTTCGATCATCGCTGCTCTTTCCCCAATGGTCGGGCTGCTCGGAACGGTCTCCGGGATGGTGAAGGCCTTCAATACCATCGCCGCCCAGGGGATGGGGAAGCCGGAGCTGCTGGCGGACAATATCTCGGAGGCTCTGATCACGACGGCGGCCGGGATGTCGATCGCGATCCCGGCGATGTTCTTTTTCTTCTTCTTCCGAAACCGCTACGGCAAGATCGTCGCTGAGGTGAATCTGGTCCTCGGTCGCCTTTACGCCGATCTGCTACGAGCCGCTGGCAAATGA
- a CDS encoding LamG domain-containing protein: MEKVNPNHILPDITPGDFPGLVSFWNFQEDGEDFGTTQGESYTLRSQSGPLSVHEDPTAPLGGKALQIKRGQWMNIARKDCPLLDFHGPDGHLTVIAWIKRKKTEHRNCEFIAGQWNESDGGRQYGLFLNISVWQQQDQVCGHLSNVGGPTPGYRYCIDGPVGATPVGFDEWSVVAMTYDGTQGFCWLNGHLDVRPQLNPYSMAGGLFDGGSQGSDFTVGAVDRSGEIGNFFSGEMAGLAVYRRALSPAEIFALSQL; this comes from the coding sequence ATGGAAAAGGTAAACCCCAACCACATCCTTCCCGACATCACGCCCGGCGATTTTCCCGGGCTGGTTTCCTTCTGGAATTTTCAGGAGGACGGCGAGGACTTCGGCACCACTCAGGGCGAATCCTACACCCTACGTTCTCAATCCGGCCCCCTTTCGGTCCATGAGGATCCGACCGCTCCCCTTGGCGGAAAGGCCCTTCAGATCAAACGGGGCCAATGGATGAACATCGCCCGCAAGGACTGTCCCCTCCTCGACTTTCACGGTCCCGACGGGCACCTGACGGTCATCGCCTGGATCAAGCGAAAGAAAACCGAGCACCGAAACTGCGAGTTCATCGCTGGCCAGTGGAACGAGAGCGACGGCGGTCGCCAGTACGGACTGTTCCTCAACATTTCCGTGTGGCAGCAACAAGATCAGGTCTGCGGCCACCTTTCGAACGTCGGCGGTCCGACTCCCGGTTACCGCTACTGCATCGACGGCCCGGTCGGGGCTACTCCGGTCGGCTTCGACGAATGGAGTGTGGTCGCCATGACCTATGACGGCACCCAGGGCTTCTGCTGGCTCAACGGACACCTCGACGTCCGCCCTCAACTCAACCCCTACTCCATGGCAGGAGGCCTCTTTGACGGGGGATCCCAGGGTTCCGATTTCACCGTCGGGGCGGTGGATCGCAGTGGCGAGATCGGCAATTTCTTTTCCGGAGAGATGGCGGGACTCGCCGTCTACCGCCGCGCTCTCAGCCCCGCGGAGATTTTTGCGCTCAGCCAGTTGTGA
- a CDS encoding PEP-CTERM sorting domain-containing protein gives MKKNLLLITLPVFASLASTASAVVLAQYGFENSFAASTVETGLDASSVSAGSGVSPNPPVFSGTSAVGNRSLAVQGLTETSAADAISTNDYIEFTLTPDGGYTMDLEDITVYLQRSNDPGSATTVFARSSLDSFGSTIDTLSSIPVSPSGFANYSIDLTGSAYQDLTESVTFRLYAFGGNNSSSSLRFDDLTVNGTAAIPEPATSAILLMGVAAGFALVRRRRQS, from the coding sequence ATGAAAAAGAACCTCCTACTCATCACACTTCCCGTATTTGCCTCGCTTGCGAGCACCGCATCGGCCGTCGTTTTGGCCCAATACGGCTTTGAGAATTCCTTTGCTGCAAGCACGGTGGAAACCGGGCTCGACGCATCCAGTGTCTCCGCAGGATCTGGAGTATCCCCCAACCCACCCGTATTTTCCGGAACTTCGGCAGTCGGAAACCGGTCCCTCGCCGTTCAGGGATTAACCGAGACCTCTGCGGCCGACGCGATCTCGACCAACGATTATATCGAATTCACCCTGACACCCGATGGAGGCTACACGATGGACTTGGAAGACATCACGGTCTACCTCCAGCGGAGTAACGACCCCGGATCCGCAACGACGGTGTTCGCTCGCAGCAGCCTAGACTCTTTCGGTTCCACCATTGATACCCTTAGCAGTATTCCGGTGTCCCCATCAGGATTCGCAAATTACTCAATCGATCTCACCGGATCGGCATACCAAGATCTTACGGAAAGCGTCACGTTCCGACTCTATGCCTTCGGAGGAAATAATTCCTCCTCATCGCTTCGATTCGACGACCTAACCGTAAACGGAACGGCCGCCATCCCCGAACCCGCAACCTCGGCAATCCTCCTCATGGGAGTCGCCGCCGGCTTCGCATTGGTTCGCCGCCGTCGCCAAAGCTGA
- a CDS encoding acetylxylan esterase — translation MKIEHDFDFDPEYGYTLEDLLAVEAPEGPEDFAEFWEGAYEKALKIPMNLDVGPAVSPAENVDVFQVYYNSYQGERIGAWLTVPKNVERLECGFVIGHGYGGRDAPIYELPCENAVCIFPCARGFHLSASLNFPGTASAHVLTGIESKETYSHLGSVIDYWLAASALLELYPQVGERLFYHGGSFGGGIGALLLPWDARFKRAYLNIPSFGNHPLRVTLPCTGSGAAVREKYLEEGAKILEVLQYFDAATAAARIQIPVFVAAALFDPSVPPPGQFAIYNAIQSPKQLYLRQAAHFELAGNELDDAAVFARLQRWFR, via the coding sequence ATGAAGATAGAGCACGATTTTGATTTTGATCCGGAATACGGGTACACCTTGGAGGATCTGTTGGCGGTGGAGGCTCCGGAAGGACCGGAAGATTTTGCCGAATTCTGGGAGGGTGCCTACGAGAAGGCACTGAAAATTCCGATGAATCTGGACGTGGGCCCGGCGGTTTCTCCGGCGGAGAATGTCGATGTCTTTCAGGTTTACTACAATTCCTACCAGGGAGAGCGCATCGGTGCCTGGCTCACGGTTCCGAAAAATGTGGAACGATTGGAATGCGGCTTTGTCATTGGGCATGGATACGGAGGCCGAGACGCTCCGATTTATGAGCTTCCGTGCGAGAATGCGGTTTGCATTTTCCCCTGCGCCCGGGGATTTCATCTCTCCGCCTCCTTGAATTTCCCTGGAACGGCTTCAGCCCATGTGCTGACCGGTATCGAGTCGAAGGAAACCTACTCCCACCTGGGATCGGTGATCGACTACTGGTTGGCGGCGTCGGCCCTCTTGGAACTCTATCCGCAGGTGGGGGAACGATTGTTCTACCACGGCGGCAGTTTTGGAGGTGGGATCGGAGCCTTGTTGCTCCCGTGGGATGCTCGCTTCAAACGGGCCTATCTCAATATTCCCAGTTTTGGCAATCACCCGTTGCGGGTGACGCTGCCTTGCACGGGGAGTGGGGCCGCCGTCCGAGAAAAATATCTCGAGGAGGGCGCGAAGATCCTCGAGGTCCTCCAATATTTTGACGCCGCTACCGCTGCCGCCCGGATTCAGATTCCCGTCTTCGTCGCTGCCGCATTGTTCGATCCCAGCGTCCCGCCCCCCGGCCAATTCGCCATCTACAACGCCATCCAGAGCCCGAAACAACTCTATCTTCGCCAAGCCGCCCATTTCGAGCTCGCCGGCAACGAACTCGACGACGCAGCCGTTTTTGCCCGGCTACAGCGTTGGTTCAGGTGA
- a CDS encoding tetratricopeptide repeat protein produces the protein MKSSSPFPTSVLYARKVRRGAWGLLVMVHLLVAGVQGLSGQSLSDISDASLIGQLQRKLPNGLIGVRSELVELVQRTEGQPDQEPYLFLLGLSYQDEFAEGGNSTLLENAAEQYKAYIEKFPGGQRYDFVRFNLGGVYADLERPDEAIEQYDWLYRNSGSWTFRNQARDRMASLYISSDRAGEGVSLFQEIFAESSMDPELRSQAAAWLLQGYLALGQPEKILPYLRYLTGRFEAVYDPAFNITLLKSGDELFEKGEYDQAILLYSFVKSRAEIVDFYERRVSSLRADIRFLDPESESYLVIDSELKAAEARLAAVEAIREYDVDMRWRMARVYKETDRTWESLWAFIHLYEDYPEHEQVEDFLYTAYGEAVALGDDPMTEQLAKDYLANEGYDRFRAQVVLGLAQFYSRSDRLESLLALVEEYMEDSPNQRTVAQLMNVVGSFYVRLGEYASLRDYMDTMRSDLDGKEPSTQAVRYWLGLSDLLLADYPRASNTFRTFLEDYGENSIFYEDASYRYAITLFGEQKRGESEEQFAKFVRLFPNSSLRGEAELYLGDLKRDRGAFAEAAEHYRLVADHTENISFLSKATFSLSEVLEASGEPEQAVEVLQAYVDTYGEEGEISDAYFRMGMILGRMDRLGERFEIHGNAIRSLIGDRNRYAVDRLINVYVEDYQRYERSFNDSVALLDRMVEEDEFRRKFLTDRVYQYQYMQSAEGVYVDQSLANLLVRDRAFRSKIIETERPLDPKTMAPRSPIDSDVTREEALVELQVLRDEYAERVSSLEPYSPAALFEPILMEAEANGRLVPQMRAQMALDKLSDEPAELHFDLETLEVAPPAVLLWEAQKYEDSDPQTAITLYRNILRFHPWSDSVYEALLALGDLSVQIAEESGDPEDWAQALTYYNTVTERYAMKVRDAEPYLQKGMVLSQLGRDQDAIDTLGQVLRNPAWKGKDHAKAHLELGMAYRRENQLEEAHGFFERLIVAYGGYAEIVSWAYYYDLLTLEELGEEESVQQLLEEYRTRLSVMADTEAYQQIEEKYEL, from the coding sequence ATGAAATCCTCATCCCCATTTCCAACCTCGGTTCTCTATGCAAGAAAAGTACGACGCGGAGCCTGGGGCTTGCTCGTGATGGTGCACTTGTTGGTTGCCGGAGTTCAGGGCCTGTCTGGACAGTCGCTGAGCGACATCTCGGATGCTTCGTTAATCGGACAGTTGCAGCGAAAACTTCCGAATGGTTTGATTGGAGTACGCTCTGAGTTGGTCGAATTGGTTCAGCGGACGGAAGGTCAGCCCGATCAGGAGCCCTATCTCTTTCTTCTCGGGCTTTCCTACCAGGACGAGTTTGCGGAAGGTGGGAACTCTACATTGCTTGAAAACGCGGCGGAGCAATACAAAGCCTACATTGAAAAGTTTCCCGGGGGGCAGCGCTATGATTTCGTTCGATTCAACCTGGGAGGGGTCTACGCGGATCTCGAACGTCCGGACGAAGCCATCGAGCAATATGATTGGCTTTACCGCAACAGCGGGAGCTGGACCTTTCGAAATCAGGCCCGGGATCGAATGGCATCACTCTATATCTCCAGCGATCGGGCCGGGGAGGGCGTTTCTCTCTTTCAAGAGATTTTTGCGGAATCCTCTATGGATCCGGAACTACGATCGCAAGCTGCCGCATGGTTGCTACAAGGATATTTGGCTCTCGGGCAACCAGAGAAGATTCTACCTTACCTCCGTTATCTGACCGGTCGTTTTGAGGCCGTATATGATCCCGCTTTCAATATCACGTTGTTAAAGTCGGGTGACGAATTGTTCGAGAAAGGTGAATACGACCAGGCAATTCTCCTGTACTCGTTTGTCAAAAGTCGGGCCGAGATTGTCGATTTTTACGAGCGACGTGTCAGCAGTCTTCGAGCCGATATCCGTTTTCTCGATCCCGAGAGCGAGTCGTATCTGGTGATCGATAGTGAATTGAAGGCAGCCGAGGCTCGTTTGGCCGCGGTGGAGGCGATCCGCGAATATGATGTCGACATGCGCTGGAGAATGGCGCGGGTCTACAAGGAGACGGATCGAACCTGGGAGTCGCTCTGGGCTTTCATTCATCTCTATGAGGATTACCCAGAGCACGAGCAGGTGGAGGATTTTCTCTACACGGCCTACGGGGAGGCTGTCGCTTTGGGGGATGATCCCATGACCGAACAGCTGGCGAAGGATTACCTGGCCAACGAAGGGTATGATCGGTTCCGCGCGCAGGTGGTCCTTGGGCTCGCTCAATTCTATTCTCGTTCGGATCGCTTGGAGTCTCTGTTGGCCCTCGTTGAAGAATACATGGAGGACTCTCCGAATCAACGGACGGTAGCACAGTTGATGAACGTCGTGGGGAGTTTCTACGTCCGATTGGGCGAGTATGCTTCGCTTCGCGATTACATGGATACCATGCGCTCGGATTTGGACGGCAAAGAGCCATCGACTCAGGCGGTTCGTTATTGGCTGGGGCTCTCCGATCTCTTGCTCGCCGACTATCCGAGAGCGTCCAACACATTTCGCACGTTCCTTGAGGATTATGGCGAAAACAGTATTTTCTATGAAGACGCTTCGTATCGGTATGCCATTACGTTATTCGGGGAGCAAAAGCGTGGCGAATCGGAGGAGCAGTTTGCTAAATTCGTTAGGTTATTTCCCAACAGTTCCTTGCGGGGCGAAGCAGAACTTTACCTGGGGGACCTCAAACGGGATCGGGGAGCCTTCGCGGAGGCAGCTGAACACTACCGCTTGGTCGCAGATCATACCGAAAATATCTCGTTCCTTTCAAAAGCCACCTTTTCGTTGAGCGAAGTGCTCGAAGCTTCGGGTGAGCCAGAGCAAGCGGTCGAGGTCCTCCAAGCCTATGTCGATACCTATGGCGAAGAAGGCGAAATTTCAGATGCCTATTTCCGAATGGGGATGATCCTGGGACGAATGGATCGTTTGGGTGAACGCTTTGAAATTCACGGAAATGCCATCCGCTCGTTGATTGGGGATCGAAACCGCTATGCGGTGGATCGACTCATCAATGTCTACGTCGAGGACTATCAACGATATGAGCGTTCATTCAACGATTCTGTAGCTCTGCTGGATCGAATGGTGGAGGAGGATGAATTCCGGAGGAAATTCCTGACCGATCGAGTCTACCAATATCAGTACATGCAAAGTGCGGAAGGGGTATACGTCGACCAGTCTTTGGCAAATCTGTTGGTTCGGGATCGGGCTTTTCGTTCGAAGATCATCGAAACGGAACGTCCTTTGGATCCGAAAACGATGGCTCCGCGGTCTCCGATCGACTCCGATGTGACCCGCGAAGAAGCGCTGGTCGAGTTGCAGGTGCTGAGAGATGAATACGCCGAGAGAGTTTCCAGTCTCGAACCCTACAGCCCTGCAGCCCTTTTCGAGCCGATTCTCATGGAGGCCGAAGCGAATGGTAGACTCGTGCCTCAGATGCGGGCGCAGATGGCGTTGGACAAGCTTTCAGACGAGCCGGCAGAACTCCATTTCGACCTCGAAACCCTCGAGGTAGCTCCGCCCGCTGTTCTCCTTTGGGAAGCCCAAAAATACGAGGATTCTGATCCGCAGACAGCGATCACTCTCTACAGGAATATCCTTCGTTTTCATCCATGGTCGGATTCGGTTTACGAGGCTCTTTTGGCCTTGGGGGACCTTTCCGTTCAAATCGCGGAGGAATCGGGGGACCCCGAGGATTGGGCGCAGGCGCTCACCTATTACAATACGGTGACTGAGCGCTATGCGATGAAAGTCCGTGATGCGGAGCCCTACCTTCAGAAAGGGATGGTTCTGTCGCAGCTGGGACGGGATCAAGATGCCATCGATACCTTGGGGCAGGTTCTTCGCAATCCGGCATGGAAGGGAAAGGATCACGCCAAGGCGCACCTCGAGCTGGGAATGGCCTATCGCCGCGAGAACCAGTTGGAGGAAGCTCATGGATTTTTTGAACGGCTCATTGTTGCCTATGGCGGTTATGCAGAAATTGTTTCGTGGGCCTACTATTATGATCTCCTGACTCTTGAGGAGCTTGGGGAAGAGGAGAGCGTGCAGCAGCTTTTGGAAGAATACCGAACCCGCCTCTCGGTGATGGCGGACACAGAGGCCTATCAACAAATCGAGGAGAAGTATGAACTGTAA
- a CDS encoding tetratricopeptide repeat protein: MNCNLRFWGRGLLLSLSVSALCLPTLGAQDTDLPELSPAPQPPKTFTLDMPATVLDLNDQPQTILGMEEGDLVIAFPNLPDSEAIVPVDGEGIFVKVPRPDPMDQWVASAARGDYRPMLKGLRPKMAPLVWLLQIPPSRTNLHILFYNYYQALVLTGDLEEAVAISMEMPWDDLSTDFLDLAENLVYRTIEENDLEATEQMLSVLSGSLDAESLARIGFPVADAARTAGAHELASKIYGTLAQSEDEALRQKSLLWAGYSKAVENQAAEARAVLDQVPELSRGDENFLTYCLARGRLGLAEGNTNEALRYLSRAMVLSTVKASFKPELYYLLTVGYTESGQEEAASRLAREFAIFYPENPWLEQYRQEFGGADEPILN, from the coding sequence ATGAACTGTAATTTGAGATTCTGGGGCCGTGGATTGCTCCTGTCATTGTCAGTGTCGGCTCTCTGCCTCCCCACGTTGGGAGCTCAGGATACGGACTTGCCCGAATTATCGCCTGCTCCGCAACCGCCGAAGACTTTTACGCTGGATATGCCCGCCACGGTGCTTGATCTCAATGATCAGCCTCAGACGATTCTTGGAATGGAGGAGGGGGATCTCGTGATCGCCTTTCCGAATCTTCCGGATTCGGAAGCGATTGTGCCGGTGGACGGGGAGGGGATCTTTGTGAAGGTTCCACGACCGGATCCGATGGATCAGTGGGTTGCCAGTGCCGCCCGTGGTGATTACCGGCCCATGCTGAAAGGCCTGCGGCCGAAGATGGCTCCGCTGGTTTGGCTTCTGCAGATACCTCCGTCTCGAACCAATCTCCATATTCTCTTTTACAACTACTACCAGGCACTCGTGCTGACGGGCGATTTGGAGGAAGCGGTGGCGATTTCAATGGAGATGCCTTGGGATGATCTTTCGACGGACTTTCTCGATCTCGCCGAGAATCTGGTCTACCGGACGATTGAAGAAAACGACCTTGAGGCCACCGAGCAGATGCTTTCTGTGCTTTCCGGGTCCTTGGATGCGGAGAGCCTGGCCCGGATCGGGTTCCCGGTCGCGGATGCGGCGCGCACCGCCGGTGCGCACGAACTCGCCAGCAAGATTTATGGAACGCTGGCCCAGTCGGAAGACGAGGCTCTTCGTCAGAAAAGTCTCCTCTGGGCGGGTTATAGTAAGGCCGTCGAGAATCAGGCAGCGGAAGCCCGCGCGGTGCTCGATCAAGTTCCCGAACTGAGTCGGGGGGATGAGAATTTTCTCACCTATTGCTTGGCCCGCGGTCGCTTGGGGCTCGCCGAGGGGAATACGAATGAAGCTTTACGATACCTCTCGCGGGCCATGGTCCTCTCCACCGTGAAGGCCTCCTTCAAGCCCGAACTCTATTACTTGCTGACCGTCGGCTACACCGAGTCTGGCCAGGAAGAAGCGGCCAGTCGTCTCGCCCGCGAGTTCGCAATCTTTTACCCCGAAAATCCTTGGCTGGAGCAATACCGGCAAGAGTTTGGCGGGGCTGATGAACCAATCCTCAACTGA
- a CDS encoding sulfatase-like hydrolase/transferase, whose protein sequence is MSNPTERRPHILLITTDQQRSDCLGINGNHEVETPNLDALARNGVNFRKGYVTCPVCIPARRTLISGMSPDSHGLRRYLDGVDFDPPATLPGCLKEVGYQTELIGKLHLHPQGKRYGFDNITLSETANWRPDHPHQKRNDYVRWLQEKGVTRHPTFQGIGSNSRLSAPWGMDDTLHWNQWVTDETVKLFQQRRDPTCPLFLHLSFFHPHPPFIPLKHYFDRYLEKDLSGPVIGEWAKQGEDARAAPDAVAGPFDEGTMKRAKAAYYALINHIDDCIAHILEQWTNLPDVGNDPLYIIFSSDHGEMLGDHHLFRKSQGYEASAHVPFFLSGINVDLPSMETDDFVSWEDVAPTLLDLAGVVIPPSMDGRSLVSYLDGKEPDDAPDHIFGQCFGRFANLWVVNERWKYIWFAKTNEEQLFDLQNDPRETRDLSGTNTENLQAMRKIMEGHVSGREDVTFDESALSPCANQPPKVFWPN, encoded by the coding sequence ATGTCGAACCCCACAGAGCGCAGACCACATATCCTTTTGATTACGACCGACCAGCAGAGATCGGATTGTTTGGGGATCAACGGAAATCACGAGGTCGAGACTCCCAATCTCGATGCGTTGGCCCGTAATGGAGTAAATTTTCGCAAAGGCTACGTAACTTGTCCGGTTTGTATCCCCGCGAGGCGAACCCTGATCTCCGGGATGAGCCCGGATTCACACGGACTGCGTCGCTATCTGGATGGCGTGGATTTCGATCCCCCCGCGACTTTGCCCGGATGTCTTAAGGAAGTTGGCTACCAAACCGAATTGATCGGAAAGCTTCATCTCCATCCTCAGGGGAAGCGGTACGGATTTGACAACATAACTTTATCGGAAACCGCCAATTGGCGTCCGGATCATCCACACCAAAAGCGCAACGATTACGTGCGTTGGCTTCAGGAGAAAGGGGTGACCCGCCACCCCACCTTTCAGGGGATCGGGAGCAACAGTCGACTCAGCGCTCCGTGGGGCATGGATGATACCCTGCACTGGAATCAGTGGGTCACGGACGAGACGGTGAAACTTTTCCAGCAGCGTCGCGATCCCACTTGCCCGTTGTTTCTGCACCTGTCGTTTTTTCACCCGCATCCCCCATTTATTCCCTTGAAGCATTATTTTGATCGGTATTTGGAGAAGGATCTTTCCGGTCCGGTGATTGGAGAGTGGGCGAAGCAGGGGGAAGATGCCCGGGCTGCACCCGATGCGGTTGCGGGTCCATTCGATGAAGGAACGATGAAGCGGGCCAAGGCGGCTTACTATGCGTTGATCAATCACATCGACGACTGCATCGCCCATATCCTTGAGCAGTGGACAAATCTTCCGGATGTGGGGAATGATCCGCTCTACATTATTTTCAGCTCCGACCACGGGGAAATGCTGGGAGACCACCATCTCTTCCGGAAGTCGCAAGGCTACGAAGCCTCGGCCCATGTGCCGTTCTTTCTGAGTGGGATCAACGTCGATCTTCCCTCCATGGAGACCGACGATTTCGTCAGTTGGGAAGATGTGGCACCGACGTTGTTGGATTTGGCGGGAGTTGTAATTCCCCCGTCGATGGATGGGCGTTCACTGGTTTCCTATTTGGACGGAAAAGAGCCGGACGACGCTCCAGACCACATCTTCGGTCAATGCTTTGGTCGGTTCGCCAATCTTTGGGTTGTCAATGAGCGTTGGAAGTACATCTGGTTTGCCAAGACCAATGAAGAGCAGCTCTTCGATCTGCAGAACGATCCCCGGGAAACCCGCGATCTTTCAGGAACAAATACGGAGAATCTTCAAGCGATGCGAAAGATCATGGAAGGGCATGTGTCCGGGCGCGAGGATGTGACCTTCGACGAGTCGGCTTTGAGCCCCTGCGCGAATCAGCCTCCAAAAGTCTTTTGGCCAAATTGA
- a CDS encoding ExbD/TolR family protein: MRKKFKNWSVEEDDGEVDLTPMIDIVFLLIVFFMTVANMITAEKHPIDMPVALNSTIPEDYGDRTTVTVAADGSLYSGVNSVSLDELAQTLVEAREENPTVRVFLRADSSTEHQYVNDVMQACANAGLSNVIFAAYQSDK, encoded by the coding sequence ATGAGGAAAAAGTTTAAGAACTGGTCCGTCGAAGAAGACGACGGAGAGGTCGATCTCACGCCGATGATCGACATCGTCTTCCTGCTTATAGTCTTCTTCATGACGGTCGCCAACATGATCACCGCTGAGAAGCATCCGATCGATATGCCGGTGGCGTTGAACTCGACGATTCCCGAAGATTACGGGGATCGGACGACCGTGACCGTGGCTGCGGACGGCTCGCTCTACTCGGGCGTCAACTCGGTCAGCCTGGACGAACTCGCGCAAACCCTGGTCGAAGCCCGTGAGGAGAATCCAACGGTGCGGGTTTTCCTCCGAGCCGACAGTTCCACCGAGCACCAGTATGTGAATGACGTCATGCAGGCCTGCGCCAACGCGGGGCTGAGCAACGTGATCTTTGCGGCCTACCAAAGTGATAAATAA
- a CDS encoding ExbD/TolR family protein codes for MKSEEILSGKLKPDLTPMIDVVFLLLIFFMVTTSLIKEEADLGIQLPTSTAAKASDELPNRHVIDILPDGSVLFNGSPIASPAERITLNGLIATLRRVKATSDRMDQKTVVVIVADPLSPHFKAIEVLDACAAADIKYVSFGDY; via the coding sequence ATGAAATCCGAGGAAATACTCTCCGGCAAACTGAAGCCGGACCTCACGCCGATGATCGACGTGGTCTTCCTGCTCTTGATTTTCTTCATGGTGACCACCTCGCTGATCAAGGAAGAGGCCGATCTCGGGATCCAACTGCCCACGAGCACCGCCGCCAAGGCCAGTGACGAACTGCCCAACCGCCACGTCATCGACATCCTCCCGGACGGAAGTGTTCTCTTCAACGGCAGTCCCATCGCCAGTCCTGCGGAACGGATTACCCTGAATGGCCTGATTGCTACCTTGCGCCGGGTGAAGGCGACCTCGGACCGGATGGATCAGAAAACCGTCGTCGTCATTGTCGCCGATCCGCTCTCGCCCCACTTCAAGGCGATCGAAGTTCTGGATGCCTGTGCCGCCGCAGACATCAAATATGTCTCCTTCGGCGACTACTAG